Below is a window of Sylvia atricapilla isolate bSylAtr1 chromosome 17, bSylAtr1.pri, whole genome shotgun sequence DNA.
aataaagaaatttgCAGAAAGGCAATACGGTAGAGATAACCCAGACTGAAGGAAAAGTCATCAGCGGACGTATTGATGTTCCACAATGTCTCCCTAATGCCCATTGTGGTGAGTGAGGATCAAAGTGTTTTCTAGAGGCAGCAGACacaagagctgcagctctctcaGCACAAGGCGTGTAACAGAAGATGGTAAATCCTCTGAAAACAAGCTGGACACAATCACCTACTTATGTCAAGGCAGCAGTGAGATGAGCAGGTTGGTGGCCAATAAGCAGATGAACATTCCGGTGTTTGTGTGCATACAGGAAGGCTGAGGGGCCGATATGGCCAGTGCAGCAGCATTCCAGACCATGCAGGGAAAGACCTGCAATGCGCCGTGGGGAGGCGGGAACTGCCGGCACTCCCCGGCTCCTTGGCACATGATTTGGATCATTGGCACAGGATGTGATGAGCTcctggctggtggctgcagaAATCTGGTGTTCTGGGTAATGTAAAGCCTgtgtcagcagctgcagcagggatgagaTGCAGGGAGTGACTGCTCTGGCCCAGCTTCTGCAGTGCCGCTCAGCAAACTGGTTGTGATGTGGTTACTGTCTCAGTCCTTTGTCCAGCTTTTTCTCAGGTGCCTGGAACAGTGATCTGGAAATAAGAGGGGTGATGCCCAGGCTGATGTAGGCTGAAGTATGGCTTGCTTTCCGTTTTCATATGATACGGTCCAGTCtccaactggaaaaaaaaaaaaagtcattttcaaACTTTACCTATTCCGAAGTTCTTCTTTCCAATTTATCCAACATAAACCTACACTTCAGCTTACAGCCCTTGCAGCTCACCCAAATCACCCAATTACTATCAGACTTAAGTGACTTTTGTTTCAATGTTGTCCTTATCTCCAGACACACATGGGATGGACCTATTTGCTGTAGCTGTCCATGAGTTTGGCCATGCCATTGGCCTGACCCACATCTCTGCCATAGAGTCTATCATGAGACCCTACTACCAAGGACCAGTGGGCGATCCTCTGAAGTATGACCTGCCTTACGAGGACAAAGTCCGGATCTGGCAACTATACGGTGAGTTTGTGTCTGGCTCATACGgccacagcctgctcctgccacgGCAGGACACACTGGAATAGCTGTTTTTTGGGGTGAGTGGAGCTGGTCAGGAGGATGGTGTTCCCCATTACAGCTTCTTTTCTACACAGGAGTCAGGGAATCTGTGTCCCCCACAGCCAAGCCTGAAGTAAGCAAAACAGATGACCATCCAATcctgccagagctcccagagAACCGCTCCACTGTCCCGTAAGtcaaatttcttcctttcctgcaaATGATGTGTAGTAGTAAAGGCCTGCTTCATCAGTATCTTTCCTGCTCACTCTGGCTGTGGTATTTCTCTCTGGATCTCTGGATAGTCCATAAAACCTCAAATTTTTTACTCATATTAGTGGAAAGTTGTTACCATCACCCTTAGGTAAATTCATCCTTGCTGGAATTTTGATCAAACTTCCTTAGCAGTATCCTGAATTGCACAAGCATAACTTACCCAAATCATTCCACAATGAGCAACTGCCTAATGTAACTGAGGGAGTGAATGTTGGAACAAATGGACTGAGGGCCTGAATCCAGTGTAGGTTAGCGCTGGCAAAGGGCTACTTACACTGTCATCAAGCAACTAGCATGGCCTCATTAAGGGAAGTGCAGGATATAGGTCATTAATAAATGTTGACCAGGACAGGAGGGCAGTTAAGCAAAGAAGGGACACTGaataaaaaaggcaggaggTAATGGTCACACCCATTTTTGCCAGACACCAAGGGCCCCCCATATGAGAGCGGCAGAGATGGAGCAGGTCACCTTCACCTCATGCTCCTTTTGTTTGAACACGTGCTATGCCGTCAGTTACGTTTCTCCGTGTAGCTTCTAAAGGCTCTTGTCCACCAGGCTCCTTATGGCCATGTTTGTCCTAGAAATATAAGAGCTTTTCTCCCTACTGGTGTGGAAGGCCACCATctcacaccagcagcaggaaactTGCACCTGCCATCCCCTTGTTCCTGCATTATGTGCTGGGAGGGTGGATGGAGTTTGCCTCCACATCTGTCATTTTGTGGCCAAAGAGGGCAGTGAAGCTGGTGTTGGCAGCCCAGCACAGTTTTTGCTATCACCAGAATAGATTTATACTTCCGTGTCacccacagcagcttttctgtgcaCGTTCCCAGCATCTTCTCCTTGTTCCTTCATCAGTCATCATTTCTTATGTGGGCTTTGTGGCTCTCTCAGTCTTTCATACTCTGCACCTTCCCCACCTACCTTGTTAAAGCAGCTTAGTAGCTCAGCTGCCACTTGCCAGATGGCTTTCACCAGGTATCTCTCACTGAGTATCACATGGCTCCTCTGGGTCCCTCCACTTAGGCTCAGCTACTTTCTGCTTTGCAGTTCTGTCATTTCTTATGGGCGCTTTGGAGCTCAGCCCCGGAGCAGCAGCATCCGGAGCTGATGGAGTGAGAGGCTGCTTGGCTGTTTTCCAGGttctgctgccctggggcagctggcCAAGCCACACTGTGCcactggcagtgggaagccagcTCAGCCCTCACCATCTGCACAAGCTGGTGGATGTAGAGCGTGTCCTCGCTCGACTCCCAGCAATGGCATCTGGTGGCTCAGGATTGTCAGCCCCAAGCTGTCTTCAGGCTGATGTTTGCCTTGGAAATCCCCGTGGATGAGGCTGGCCTTGAGCATCATGAGTGACAGATGAGCACGGCCTGTAgtcttctccaggagcagggGTGATTCAGTCTGTGGGATAGGAGGCATCAGGGGAACACAGCCCCTCActgcctgcctgtccctgctcacctgGGCATCTCTCCACAGGTTCGGGCGGGATGTGCCCAACAGGTGTAGAACACACTTCGACGCAGTGGCCCAGATCCGGGGAGAGGCTTTCTTCTTCAAAGGTGAGCGGCAGGGGTCTGTGCCTGTGTCACTCAGCAGTGGCTTTGGTGTGGCAGCACCAGAGGCAGTGCAGTGTGGGACAGGCTGGGGTGGGTGGTTAGGATGAGCTGCAGGGTTTGTGGGCTGCTCCCACAGACCCAGGGACACATCACACATACCTGAGTGTGTGGCCAGACTGGTGACTATCAAGCATAGCCGTTTTTACTCTGATCCATCACACTGGATTGCCCAGATGAAGAGCTAAAATCTGATATTTGTGCTACCAAAGTCAAAATAGAGGTCGAACCAAGGATGAGCagagcagcaacaacaacacTTCATTGCTTTCTTTCTGGATATATCTACCCTTTCTTTCCTCCCATGCTTCATCTTCCCTGATAATGCTTGCCATGCATCTCTCAAAGACAGCATGTACACAACTGAGGACCGTCTGGCTTTATGGCAGCAAACACTTACTGGCAGTGTCTTCCTGGGACACCCAGCTGTTGATGAGGATCCcatcagctgagcagagcctgtgtCAGCTGGGCTCTCTAGGCTTGCTTTCTTATCTTTCCAAGATCTAAAAATGTCCATGGGCGTTTCTTTGCATCCCCGGCCACCATTTGGCCACCCCAAAGCCATCCACCAGGGAAGCAGAAGCATTTGCCCAAGGAATGAGCAGCAGCGTCCTGGCATCCGAGTATCACAGTGTGAGCCTTGGGTCACAGGCAAGAACAGCAAGAGGGCTCCAAAGAATTTGGTGTTGCCTGGGCCCTGAGGAAAGTACAATACAGAGACTGTTCCACAGCATTATTTGTTCAGACGCCCGCTCAAAAAAGCCCCAGTAAAGAAGGGAAACTCAGAGACATGAACTGCTGTTAGAATCAATGGCTGTCTGTCTCTCGGAGGGAAAAATTGATGAAGTAAGGAGAAATCTATTTCAGTGTCTATTTTTAGATATATTTATTGCAGCCAAAAAGCAGCTGTAAAGAGGACAGGGTCAGTGGATGCCAGCTGCATGTCTGCCTCCAGACCCCAGCACTTTCTTTGCAGCCACCATCGTTACCCCCTGAACCATCCTGTACACCAAGGAGTGGGGATGTCACCCCTTGGGGCAGGATTTAAATGATCTCTAGTGCTGAGCTTTATCCCTCGATAGGCATTTTGTTCTGACCTGGTTCCCTAGATGGGAAGAAGGCACTGAGAAGGCACCAGGATTGGAGTTCCCCAGACCTCACAGGCTTGTTGTGTTGAAGGCAACGGTGGGTTCTCTGCCCTTTGGAATCATTGCTTGCTTTGATGTAGGTGCCTCACCACAGACTCCCAAGGTTTTAAGCGCCTTTGGCCCATGTATGTGTCTGCATGGTGTGTGCAGCAGTCTTGCCAAAGGCAGCCAGAGTCTGGACGCTGGGATCAAAATTATCTGGAATTAGAGATAGCAGTTGCCTCAACCCGTCATCCACATCTTGGTGCAGCAGGACCTCACACTTGGCCTTCATCATGTTCAGTTTGCCAGCTCAGAGGAAGGTTTAAACTGAGCTTTTTAAACGAATATGAGGTtgggattttggtttttaaattatttttgcatgaTAATGGCAGCTGTTCCCCCATGGATCTGGCTTTGGCTGATGATCCTCCATGCAACAGCAGTACTTTGGTGAGCGGGCTGGGCCATGGCAAATCATGAGCCTTGGTAGACTGGGGCCATCACATTCAGAATTCCTTGCGACTTGAGTGCtttattttgattctttttcctGATAGCTTataaaaacccaaccaaagTAACCAACAGCTCAGGCTATTCCTGACTTTGGGGGGCAGATTTAAggtttccctgctgcagctgctcacctGCTGAGTCCATCACTAGCAAAGGGATGAAATGTCAGAAGTACTGAGTCTTCCCTTTATGTCTACAATGAGCCAGGGCACTTCAAAGTTCAGATACTGATCTGCTAAAGAAGGAATTAGGTTGAGCTGTATTTCTTGCtaaaaaagtgaaaatctgACCTTGTCAAGTCCCTTGCTAATTACAGATGCAGAGATCATCTTTATTTAATTACATATGTTTCCACTGATGTAAAATGGCCACGAAACTTGAAtcctcagggtttttttatgttcttaaaAAGAATCTGTAATTATGGCAATTTCCTACCATATTGGAATGCATTATTCATTTATGTTTCAGTAAGATAGAGCAAATATGCAAACCGGCGCAGAAGAACAAGAATATGATATAAATCCTTATAATTAGAATAAAATACCCTCTCTGCAGATGTTAAAGCATTAGAGTTTTGTGTCCCGCATTATTAGGCCAAGAGCCAATttccataaaattttaaaaactggtGTCACAATCTGCCAGCTCTTGAGAAAGAGCTGCGTGTGTGGGGAATACAAATCTGAAGATGCATCTTTGGTTTCTGTTGTTTCCCCTCAAATTTGTGCAAGACCAGATGCAAATAATGTGCAATAATTTCTGACAGGCGATAACAAATGCAAGACAAAGTTAAGAGCTGCCTCCTAAACATCTTGCTCTGGCTCTTGTCACACTTTGTAGCTCTctggagaaaacacagcatGAAACGTGCTTCAAAAAGGCTGAGAATCCCAGAGCCAACGCACAGTTAGCTTTGGAATTGCCCCTGAAACCATTATGATGCCTCAGGAAGTCCCACATAAGGCTcttttggcaggaaaaaattTGCCATCCTTCCCACAGAGGATAAATTTGTTTCCGTTTACAttatccaaaatatttcagaaatccTCATTCCTAGCTGGAATTCCtagctggcagtgctgctgcaggtatTAAAGTGGGTTTGCTTTCACCACTAATACATTCATCCTGGAAGCTCCACAGTACTTGAGTCTCTGATTAGTATCCTGCACCTCTAGATGGTACCAAAGTCCTTAACTGTGCCTCATTCCTCACCTGAACCCTTCCAGATCTACTCAgatgttttccctcctcctcgATTTTCTCACTGCCTTTCTTCACTACTAAACAATCCCTCtggtatttctgtgtttcattgtAACATCCTAGACATTTCCAAACCTGAAAGCAGCTGGACATCCTGTGTgcaagaagctgtggctgctcctggagagtAGGAATGGGGATGATGGATGTTTTTTTGGACATTCTTGCTTAAGGCTGTTGGTGTCTGGTCCCACTAGTTCGCAGGAGATCCCGTGCagagggggagggagaagataaaaagctcctctctcctgcctcGGTTCAGTGGCACAGCCTCACACTGTGGGCCAGGAGTATAACAACTCCAGTGCAATGTCCAGAGGATTATTTTaatccaaaaagaaaagggatttcTTTAGAAGAAATCTAAAGAAATCTGACTGCCACAAATAGAAAGCAGTcgcagctgctgctggaaaacgGGATGGCTATAAATCATGGCTCCCATCTCACATGCTTTGcttcctgctgccacctcccaTCTGGCAGTCACCCCCCAGTGAAGATGGGTTGAGTGTGGTTCAGTAATGTTCAGTCTGTCCCTCCAGGCAAGTACTTCTGGAGACTAACTCGCAATAAGCACTTGGTCTCCCTCCAGCCGGCTCAGATTCATCGTTTCTGGCGGGGCTTGCCGCTCAACCTGGACAGCCTAGACGCAGTCTACGAGAGAACCAGTGACCACAAGATTGTCTTCTTCAAAGGTGAGAGCAAACATGATCCTGTAGGCATAGAATGTGGTGCTAGGCAGGAGACACCAGTGCCACATGTTAAGCATCTCTCGGGCCGGTCTGAGACCTGTTGTCCATGAGCAAGGCCAGGGGAAAAGAACTGGCAGGGCAGGCAAACAAAAGGTAATGctcattttccacagaaaatgagggaaatgtCATCAAAGAAAAAGTTCAGCCAAATGTAGTGAAAATCTGAGCTTTTCAAGAATGAAACACAGGAACCACCTCTACACACACTCACAGGGGGTGTGTTCCTCCTTTGaccttttttcttccagtatttgttgctgagaaaagaagaagtcagagaggaaataaaaatgaaactgaagaCCTTCAGTTTtaataattacatttctgttgctatatttttttcttaaaatacgTGGTataattctctctttttattttaaaacttgcaaggctgtggtgtttttgttttgttttgttttgttttgtttttgtttgtttttttccccagaagagctggaggaacagTTTAGCTCTTTGTTTCTATACAAAGCAGTAATTTGGTTTCAGTTCCCCCAGTCAGTCCAGAGGGATGGCTCAGGTCCCACACAAGCCCCTACACTTGCAGAAGGCCATTCCGAGTGCAGATGAAGCCTTCCTGGACTGCTGGCATGCTGAGCCCCGCAGAGCCACACCCAAGTTCTACATTTCCCCATATAACAGCATGTGGAAGGTTCTGCCATGTGTGCCTCAGGCAGCCTGGCCTGCTCTGTTTTTCCAGAGGGAATGGGGCCAGCTGGAGTGTGCCTTATGCCTAGCTCTAGACCCTCCCAGTCAGGTCAGCAGACCACAGCAGCCCTcactcctttccttccctccccaccttctctccctgctggggATGAACAGACACACCAGGAACTCAGGTCCAGGGGCTCCTCCCAGCTGCTAAGGAGGCTGGAATTCCAGAGGTACTACAGCTGGCATCTTGTAAGACATgcattctctgtgtgtgttagTCGTGCCTAGCTCCCAACATAAACtcagaattttctttccagctatCAAATACAACTCATTCTGTCCCTCCAGCGCTGTTTTGTCGATCCCTGGACAGAAACCAAAGAACAAATTACCTTGGCCTGTAAGGTCCTGCTGCTGATACATAGGCACGCATTTAAAGGCCTCTTCAAATATTCTAGAAAACCAAGGGAGGAAAAGGCCTGATCCTTAAATTAGGTTATGCAATACCTAAAAAGACACCGCAGGTTCCCGAATAGATGTtgtaaaaaaagagagactgtCCCAGGGGTTAGAGAAGTACGAAGAAATTGAGACATCTGCATTCATTTGCTTGTTCTCACGCAGACCAGGGCTCAGTCCCGtcatgcttcattttttttgtgaaaaaccCCATATTGACAGTTCCCTTGTGCCCAAGGTCAGGCCAAGGGGGTGGCTGTGTAAGACCCTTAAAGAGCAGTGAGCTGCTCGTATGGGATTTATCCAGTTCCTGTACCTCCTCATAATCCACAGGTCTCTCAGCCCACCTAGCTCTAGAAAGTGGTGATTTCTCTTCCAAAGTGGACTGCACTTGGCTTCTCAGGAGCCAAATAGCCCACAGAAAGTGCCCAGTTTGCACACACAAGCTGTCTGTAGCTCTGTTTCTTTGGATATCAGGCAGAAATCCAAGGGACGGAAAGCCAAATGTCTCCATCAAATGCATAAAAGTGACGGCTCTACTGATGCTGTCAGTGTGTTCATGTCCTGCTACAGTCATGCTTTCAGCAGCAAAGCGGGGCTATATCCGTGGACAGCCTGACACAAAAAAAGCAGCCGTTCAAAGCCAGAGGTTCCCCCATGGGCTGACCCCTTCCTATTCCCATCCTTAAAtgctcagagctcagccccaAAGCTTTGTCACCACAGTAGATAACAAAACATTAGCTCAGCTCATCTATGGGGAAATACTGGTTTAGGCTATGAaacaaatgtgattttattcTGTGCTTGTTTCCTTTCCACAGGAGACAGATATTGGGTCTTCAAAGACAACAATGTGGAGGAAGGATACCCACGGCCCATTTCGGACTTTGGCTTGCCCCCGGGAGGAATCGACGCTGCTTTCTCCTGGGCTCACAATGACAAGACTTATTTCTTTAAGGACACTCTCTACTGGCGATACGACGATCATGACCGGAGGATGGATCCCGGCTATCCTTCGGAGAACATCCTGTGGAAGGGAATACCCAGCCCTTTAGATGATGCCATGAGGTGGTCAGATGGTGAGTCCATATGGCAAtttaaaaaagcacagcaaagaaaatcaatgCTCTATTGAGCTGTAGCCCCT
It encodes the following:
- the MMP17 gene encoding matrix metalloproteinase-17 isoform X3, producing the protein MRDEATLELMKTPRCSLPDLTIEETRRKRFAQAVTKWSKRNLSWRVRTFPKESHLGHDTVRALMYYALKVWSDITPLNFHEVAGNNADIQIDFSKADHNDGYPFDGPGGTVAHAFFPGDHHTAGDTHFDDDEYWTFRSSDTHGMDLFAVAVHEFGHAIGLTHISAIESIMRPYYQGPVGDPLKYDLPYEDKVRIWQLYGVRESVSPTAKPEVSKTDDHPILPELPENRSTVPFGRDVPNRCRTHFDAVAQIRGEAFFFKGKYFWRLTRNKHLVSLQPAQIHRFWRGLPLNLDSLDAVYERTSDHKIVFFKGDRYWVFKDNNVEEGYPRPISDFGLPPGGIDAAFSWAHNDKTYFFKDTLYWRYDDHDRRMDPGYPSENILWKGIPSPLDDAMRWSDGASYFFKGREYWKVLDSELEVQPGYPQSIARDWLVCSDMQSDTPEAAGSSRTGARSRPGQHDESRSKNGYEVCSCTSGAPSLHPHPIPRLTASLLLAVWTAALVCAAL